The Pseudomonas sp. IAC-BECa141 genome contains the following window.
ACAGTGGCGGCAATTGCTCCTCGCATTTGGCCACCACGGCGGCAGAGAACAGCGTCTCCTTGTCGTTGAAATGGCTGTAGACCGTCAGCTTCGATACGCCCGCCTCGGCGGCAACCGCGTCCATGCTGGTGTTGGCATAGCCATGACTCAGAAACAGGATTTTCGCCGCCTCCAGAATCGCCTGGCGCTTGGCCGGATCCTTCGGTCGGCCAGGGCCATTTGGAGTGGAAAGATTGTTCGACATTCTTCGCTTTTAATACTGGACTGGTGAGTTTGCTATTAATAACATACCGGCCAGTATAATTATTCCAAGCCTCCTTAGCGAAAGGTCCTTCACCATGTTCCGCCATGCGTTGTCCTTTGCGGTGCCAGTCAGTCTGGCGTTTTTTTTGTCGGCGTGTGGCAAGGAAGAGGTGACGCAAGTCAGCGTGCGACCGGCCATGGTGGTGCAGCCAGAGCCTTCGGCGCAGGCGATGGAAAGTTATCCGGGCGAGGTTCGCGCCCGCTACGAACCCGATCTTGCGTTCCGCATCGGCGGCAAAGTCAGCCGACGACTGGTCGACGAGGGTCAGCGCGTGAAGGCCGATCAACCGCTCGCCGAACTTGATCCGCAGGATGTACGCCTGCAACTGGAAGCCACCCGGGCCCAGGTCGCGGCTGCCGAAGCCAATCTGAACCTGGTGCGCGCCGAGCGCGATCGCTACAAGACCCTGATGGAACGGCAGATGGTCAGCCGCTCAGCCTACGACAATGCCGAGAACCTCTACCGTTCCGGTGAAGCCCGCCTCAAACAGATCAAGGCCGAATTCAACGTCTCGACCAATCAGGCCAGTTACGCCGTGCTGCGCGCGCCTCAGGATGGCGTGGTGGCCAAACGCTCGGTGGAAGTCGGGCAAGTGGTCGCCGCCGGACAGACCGTTTTCACCCTCGCCACTGACGGCGAGCGTGAAGTGCTGATCAGCCTGCCGGAGCAGAGCTTCGGTCGCTTCAAAGTCGGCCAGCCAGTCTCGGTGGAACTGTGGACACAACAGAACCAGCGCTTCGCCGGGCAGATCCGCGAACTGTCGCCGGCCGCCGATCCGAAATCCCGCACCTTCGCTGCACGCATTTCATTCACCTCCGGCAAAGTCCCGGCAGAACTGGGCCAGAGCGCCCGGGTTTTCGTGCAGACCGCCGATGTCATCCCGCTGTCGGTGCCGCTCTCGGCGCTGACCGCCGAAAACGGCGCGACCTACGTCTGGGTCGTCAGCGCCAACAACACTTTGAAAAAGACTCCGGTGCGCACCGGCCCGTTCGGTGAGAAAACCGTGCCCGTGCTCGAAGGCCTGAACGCCTGCGACTGGGTGGTCGCCGCTGGCGTCCACGTGCTGCTGGAAGGTCAGCAGGTGCGTCCGGTGGATCGCTCCAACCGCGTGGTCAATCTGGCGGACAAGGAGTAATCCCCGATGGGTTTCAATCTTTCCGCCTGGGCGTTGCGCAATCGTCAGATCGTACTGTTCCTGATGCTTTTGCTGGCGATCGTCGGCGCCTTGTCCTACACCAAGCTCGGCCAGAGTGAAGATCCGCCGTTCACCTTCAAGGCCATGGTGATCCAGACCCGTTGGCCGGGCGCCACGGCCCAGGAAGTCTCGCGTCAGGTCACCGAGCGCATCGAAAAGAAACTGATGGAAACCGGTGAGTACGAGCGAATTGTTTCGTTCTCGCGCCCCGGTGAATCCCAGGTCACGTTCATCGCCCGTGACTCGATGCATTCGGTGGAGATTCCCGATCTCTGGTATCAGGTGCGCAAGAAGG
Protein-coding sequences here:
- a CDS encoding efflux RND transporter periplasmic adaptor subunit — its product is MFRHALSFAVPVSLAFFLSACGKEEVTQVSVRPAMVVQPEPSAQAMESYPGEVRARYEPDLAFRIGGKVSRRLVDEGQRVKADQPLAELDPQDVRLQLEATRAQVAAAEANLNLVRAERDRYKTLMERQMVSRSAYDNAENLYRSGEARLKQIKAEFNVSTNQASYAVLRAPQDGVVAKRSVEVGQVVAAGQTVFTLATDGEREVLISLPEQSFGRFKVGQPVSVELWTQQNQRFAGQIRELSPAADPKSRTFAARISFTSGKVPAELGQSARVFVQTADVIPLSVPLSALTAENGATYVWVVSANNTLKKTPVRTGPFGEKTVPVLEGLNACDWVVAAGVHVLLEGQQVRPVDRSNRVVNLADKE